Proteins from a genomic interval of Quercus lobata isolate SW786 chromosome 11, ValleyOak3.0 Primary Assembly, whole genome shotgun sequence:
- the LOC115969617 gene encoding serine carboxypeptidase-like 18 isoform X2 — MLWMSGGPGCSGLAGIFFESGPVTFKLGDYNGSLPTLQDNPFAWTQSLNIIYMDGPVGTGFSYSESLDGYITGDYKFVAQTYEFLQKWLNEHPQFLENQLYVGGESYSGLLIPILVQQILLGNEAGIVPMINLSGYVLQNPATDSFIDTNARIPYAHRLSLISDQLYESAKSSCNSIYVDIDASNYQCSSDVDAIDELTSSINSLHILEPCCTNGIPEPNEDVESVRRSLSEKSSHAHWCRSYNHMLCYVWANNKGVQEALGVRPGTKTFWQYCNTSLAYTEEVTSVVGYHQNLTNADLRALIYSGDHDMSVPHIGTQKWINSLNLSTDESWRVWSLNGQTAGYTKKLIGDTFTLNFATVKGAGHIAAEYKVKECAAMIDRWMAYFPI, encoded by the exons ATGTTATGGATGAGTGGAGGGCCTGGTTGCTCCGGTCTTGCTGGTATCTTTTTTGAAAGTG GTCCTGTAACCTTCAAACTTGGAGATTACAATGGGAGCCTACCAACACTTCAGGATAACCCATTTGCGTGGACACAA AGCCTCAACATCATATATATGGATGGACCAGTTGGGACTGGATTCTCTTATTCAGAGAGCTTAGATGGCTATATTACAGGCGATTACAAATTTGTAGCACAAACCTATGAATTTCTACAAAAG TGGTTGAATGAGCACCCtcaatttttggaaaatcaaCTCTATGTTGGTGGTGAATCGTATTCTGGCCTACTTATACCAATACTTGTGCAACAGATACTGTTAG GTAATGAAGCTGGAATTGTGCCAATGATTAATCTCAGC GGGTATGTGCTTCAGAACCCAGCGACAGATTCATTCATTGACACAAATGCAAGAATCCCTTATGCTCATCGTCTGAGTCTCATATCAGATCAACTTTATGAG TCAGCCAAATCAAGCTGCAACAGCATTTATGTAGATATAGATGCTAGCAATTATCAATGCTCATCAGATGTTGATGCTATCGATGAG CTGACAAGTAGTATCAACTCATTGCACATTTTGGAACCTTGTTGTACTAATGGAATCCCAGAACCAAATGAAGATGTAGAGTCAGTTCGAAGATCTCTCTCAGAGAAATCTAGTCATGCACATTGGTGCCGT AGCTATAATCATATGCTCTGCTACGTCTGGGCGAATAATAAAGGTGTTCAAGAAGCTCTTGGAGTTCGACCG GGGACCAAAACCTTTTGGCAATACTGTAATACCTCCTTAGCTTACACCGAGGAGGTCACCAGTGTTGTTGGCTATCATCAAAATCTCACCAATGCTGACCTACGAGCTTTGATATACAG TGGTGACCACGACATGTCAGTTCCACACATTGGCACACAAAAATGGATAAATTCTCTCAATTTAAGTACAGAcgaaagctggagagtatggtcTCTCAATGGTCAAACTGCAGG GTACACAAAGAAGTTGATTGGTGATACTTTCACTTTGAACTTTGCGACTGTAAAG GGAGCAGGCCACATTGCTGCTGAATACAAGGTCAAAGAGTGTGCTGCCATGATAGATAGGTGGATGGCTTATTTCCCTATTTAA
- the LOC115969617 gene encoding serine carboxypeptidase-like 13 isoform X1, which produces MAPKATKHQPLRIVQLNPCCCSWMGLRLLLLLVFLVVVASASSNTSKIVTSLPGYTGELPFTLETGYIGVGDNETVQVFYYFVESQRSPSRDPLMLWMSGGPGCSGLAGIFFESGPVTFKLGDYNGSLPTLQDNPFAWTQSLNIIYMDGPVGTGFSYSESLDGYITGDYKFVAQTYEFLQKWLNEHPQFLENQLYVGGESYSGLLIPILVQQILLGNEAGIVPMINLSGYVLQNPATDSFIDTNARIPYAHRLSLISDQLYESAKSSCNSIYVDIDASNYQCSSDVDAIDELTSSINSLHILEPCCTNGIPEPNEDVESVRRSLSEKSSHAHWCRSYNHMLCYVWANNKGVQEALGVRPGTKTFWQYCNTSLAYTEEVTSVVGYHQNLTNADLRALIYSGDHDMSVPHIGTQKWINSLNLSTDESWRVWSLNGQTAGYTKKLIGDTFTLNFATVKGAGHIAAEYKVKECAAMIDRWMAYFPI; this is translated from the exons aTGGCACCAAAAGCAACTAAACATCAACCTCTAAGAATTGTGCAGCTTAACCCTTGTTGTTGTTCCTGGATGGGTTTGCGTCTACTTCTTCTGCTGGTTTTCTTAGTAGTAGTTGCCTCTGCAAGCTCAAACACTTCAAAGATTGTCACAAGTCTACCTGGCTATACCGGTGAGCTTCCCTTTACCCTTGAAACCGG ATACATTGGTGTGGGCGATAATGAGACCGTACAAgtgttttactattttgttgAGTCCCAAAGGAGCCCTTCAAGGGACCCTCTTATGTTATGGATGAGTGGAGGGCCTGGTTGCTCCGGTCTTGCTGGTATCTTTTTTGAAAGTG GTCCTGTAACCTTCAAACTTGGAGATTACAATGGGAGCCTACCAACACTTCAGGATAACCCATTTGCGTGGACACAA AGCCTCAACATCATATATATGGATGGACCAGTTGGGACTGGATTCTCTTATTCAGAGAGCTTAGATGGCTATATTACAGGCGATTACAAATTTGTAGCACAAACCTATGAATTTCTACAAAAG TGGTTGAATGAGCACCCtcaatttttggaaaatcaaCTCTATGTTGGTGGTGAATCGTATTCTGGCCTACTTATACCAATACTTGTGCAACAGATACTGTTAG GTAATGAAGCTGGAATTGTGCCAATGATTAATCTCAGC GGGTATGTGCTTCAGAACCCAGCGACAGATTCATTCATTGACACAAATGCAAGAATCCCTTATGCTCATCGTCTGAGTCTCATATCAGATCAACTTTATGAG TCAGCCAAATCAAGCTGCAACAGCATTTATGTAGATATAGATGCTAGCAATTATCAATGCTCATCAGATGTTGATGCTATCGATGAG CTGACAAGTAGTATCAACTCATTGCACATTTTGGAACCTTGTTGTACTAATGGAATCCCAGAACCAAATGAAGATGTAGAGTCAGTTCGAAGATCTCTCTCAGAGAAATCTAGTCATGCACATTGGTGCCGT AGCTATAATCATATGCTCTGCTACGTCTGGGCGAATAATAAAGGTGTTCAAGAAGCTCTTGGAGTTCGACCG GGGACCAAAACCTTTTGGCAATACTGTAATACCTCCTTAGCTTACACCGAGGAGGTCACCAGTGTTGTTGGCTATCATCAAAATCTCACCAATGCTGACCTACGAGCTTTGATATACAG TGGTGACCACGACATGTCAGTTCCACACATTGGCACACAAAAATGGATAAATTCTCTCAATTTAAGTACAGAcgaaagctggagagtatggtcTCTCAATGGTCAAACTGCAGG GTACACAAAGAAGTTGATTGGTGATACTTTCACTTTGAACTTTGCGACTGTAAAG GGAGCAGGCCACATTGCTGCTGAATACAAGGTCAAAGAGTGTGCTGCCATGATAGATAGGTGGATGGCTTATTTCCCTATTTAA